One region of Cyanobium sp. M30B3 genomic DNA includes:
- the aspS gene encoding aspartate--tRNA ligase — protein sequence MRSHGCGDLRQDASGPAVQLCGWVDRRRDHGGVIFIDLRDRSGTVQITVDPDLGAAAFAVAEHLRHETVIQVAGTVRQRPAASINDKLATGRVEVLASTITVLNAVKGNLPFPVSVHDEENTREELRLRHRYLDLRRERMNRNLRLRHRAVQAMRRHLEDAGFIEVETPVLTRSTPEGARDYLVPSRVCGGEWFALPQSPQLFKQLLMVGGLERYYQLARCFRDEDLRADRQPEFTQLDLEMSFMDQEQILALNEGLIAAIWKAVKGIELPRPFPRLTWHEAMARYGTDRPDTRYGLELTDVSDLVKTMGFKVFSGAVAAGGSVKCIAVPGGNDAISNVRIKPGGDVFSEAQKAGAGGLAFIRVREGGEIDTIGAIKDNLSAEKKAELLARSGAEPGTLLLFGAGDTATVNKALDRVRQFLARELGLVQPDRDNDSWNFLWVVDFPMFEFNKDENRLEALHHPFCAPNSADLGDDPAAWATTLPTARAQAYDLVLNGLELGGGSLRIHDSALQRQVLQTIGLPLDEAERQFGFLMEALDMGAPPHGGLAYGVDRIVMLLAGEESIRDTIAFPKTQQARCLMTQAPADVSNRQLEELHVASTWVEEES from the coding sequence ATGCGCAGCCACGGATGCGGCGACCTGCGCCAGGACGCCAGCGGCCCGGCCGTGCAACTGTGCGGCTGGGTGGATCGGCGCCGCGACCACGGCGGCGTGATCTTCATCGACCTGCGCGACCGCAGCGGCACGGTGCAGATCACGGTGGACCCCGACCTCGGCGCCGCGGCCTTCGCGGTGGCTGAGCACCTGCGCCACGAAACTGTGATCCAGGTGGCGGGCACGGTGCGCCAGCGCCCCGCCGCATCCATCAACGACAAGCTCGCCACCGGGCGCGTGGAGGTGCTGGCCAGCACCATCACGGTGCTCAACGCGGTGAAGGGCAACCTGCCCTTCCCGGTGTCGGTGCACGACGAGGAGAACACCCGCGAGGAGCTGCGGCTGCGGCACCGCTATCTCGACCTGCGCCGCGAGCGCATGAACCGCAACCTGCGCCTGCGCCACCGGGCCGTGCAGGCGATGCGCCGCCACCTGGAGGACGCCGGCTTCATTGAAGTGGAAACGCCGGTGCTCACCCGCTCCACCCCCGAGGGCGCCCGCGACTACCTGGTGCCCAGCCGCGTGTGCGGCGGCGAGTGGTTCGCCCTGCCCCAGTCGCCCCAGCTGTTCAAGCAGCTGTTGATGGTGGGCGGTCTGGAGCGCTATTACCAGCTGGCCCGCTGCTTCCGCGACGAAGACCTCAGGGCCGACCGCCAGCCGGAATTCACCCAGCTGGACCTGGAGATGAGCTTCATGGACCAGGAGCAGATCCTGGCGCTCAACGAGGGCCTGATCGCCGCCATCTGGAAGGCCGTGAAAGGCATCGAGCTGCCCCGGCCCTTCCCGCGCCTCACCTGGCACGAGGCGATGGCCCGCTACGGCACCGACCGGCCCGACACCCGCTACGGCCTGGAGCTCACCGATGTGTCCGACCTCGTCAAGACCATGGGTTTCAAGGTGTTCAGTGGCGCCGTGGCGGCTGGCGGCAGCGTGAAGTGCATCGCCGTGCCCGGCGGCAACGACGCCATCTCCAACGTGCGCATCAAGCCCGGTGGCGATGTGTTCAGCGAGGCCCAGAAGGCCGGCGCCGGCGGCCTGGCCTTCATCCGCGTGCGCGAGGGCGGCGAGATCGACACGATCGGCGCCATCAAGGACAACCTCTCCGCCGAGAAGAAGGCCGAACTGCTGGCGCGCAGCGGCGCCGAGCCCGGCACCCTGCTGCTGTTCGGCGCCGGCGACACCGCCACGGTGAACAAGGCCCTCGATCGGGTGCGCCAGTTTCTGGCCCGTGAACTGGGCCTGGTGCAGCCCGACCGCGACAACGACAGCTGGAACTTCCTCTGGGTGGTGGATTTCCCGATGTTCGAGTTCAACAAAGACGAGAACCGCCTCGAGGCCCTGCACCACCCCTTCTGCGCGCCCAACAGCGCAGACCTCGGCGACGATCCAGCCGCCTGGGCCACCACGTTGCCCACGGCCCGCGCCCAGGCCTACGACCTGGTGCTCAACGGCCTGGAGCTGGGAGGCGGCTCCCTGCGCATCCACGATTCGGCCCTGCAGCGCCAGGTGCTGCAGACCATCGGCCTGCCGCTGGATGAAGCCGAGCGCCAGTTCGGCTTCCTGATGGAGGCCCTCGACATGGGCGCCCCGCCCCACGGCGGCCTGGCCTACGGCGTGGACCGGATCGTGATGCTGCTGGCCGGCGAAGAGTCGATCCGCGACACGATCGCCTTCCCAAAAACCCAGCAGGCCCGCTGTCTGATGACCCAGGCCCCCGCCGATGTGAGCAATCGCCAGCTGGAGGAGCTGCACGTGGCCAGCACCTGGGTGGAGGAGGAGAGCTGA
- a CDS encoding transporter substrate-binding domain-containing protein, whose amino-acid sequence MRVGVVQHAMPCSDLTNGQPTGSAVDLWSAIAQQQGWRYSLQPIATPNAAIEAAAAGQLDIAICCLNIIAERLEKADFSVPYQEDSLAFLSRKTNEGILPLLRRIGKEQILRDSILLLFAITVIAAIPLWLISNGFNHKDIDSGRRRNTFFKGWMMLVMGTGIYKMGPDPPTIAIITLVNICRLVVTSVFVGTTATVVFKTNTPSDISQQDSLIAALRDGIGVDSGTISELWLTDQVRKLDRPDLLTKIRPISGDKALIESLERGTVGNIMADSGRVQTLSRKLQNPDQFQISAKTYNQTPQSFVFGATLNKAKRDQINKQISRMRFEGIIETIIKRWETS is encoded by the coding sequence TTGCGGGTGGGCGTGGTGCAGCACGCCATGCCCTGCTCCGACCTGACCAACGGGCAACCCACAGGATCGGCGGTGGACCTGTGGTCGGCCATTGCCCAGCAGCAGGGCTGGCGCTACAGCCTTCAACCCATTGCCACGCCGAACGCAGCCATTGAGGCCGCCGCCGCAGGCCAGCTGGACATTGCGATCTGCTGTCTGAACATCATTGCCGAGCGCCTGGAGAAGGCAGACTTTTCAGTGCCCTATCAGGAGGACAGCCTCGCCTTTCTCTCCCGCAAGACCAACGAAGGCATCCTGCCCCTGCTGAGGAGAATCGGCAAGGAACAGATTCTGCGCGACTCGATCCTGCTGCTGTTTGCGATCACCGTGATCGCCGCGATCCCCCTCTGGCTGATCAGCAATGGCTTCAATCATAAGGATATCGACAGCGGCCGCAGGCGCAACACCTTCTTCAAGGGCTGGATGATGCTGGTGATGGGCACAGGCATCTACAAGATGGGGCCCGATCCACCCACAATTGCGATCATCACGCTGGTCAACATCTGCAGGCTTGTCGTCACGTCTGTGTTTGTGGGCACCACCGCAACCGTGGTTTTCAAGACCAATACCCCCAGTGACATCTCTCAACAGGACAGCCTGATTGCCGCTTTGCGTGATGGCATCGGCGTGGATTCAGGAACCATCAGTGAACTCTGGCTCACCGACCAGGTACGCAAGCTCGATCGACCCGACCTGCTGACGAAGATCCGGCCGATCAGTGGCGACAAAGCTCTGATCGAATCCCTGGAACGGGGAACGGTGGGCAACATCATGGCCGATTCGGGACGGGTGCAGACCCTCAGCAGAAAGCTGCAGAACCCGGATCAGTTTCAGATCTCAGCCAAGACCTATAACCAGACCCCTCAGAGCTTCGTTTTTGGGGCCACGCTGAACAAAGCCAAACGCGATCAGATCAACAAGCAGATCTCCCGTATGCGTTTCGAGGGCATCATTGAAACCATCATCAAACGCTGGGAAACCTCCTGA
- a CDS encoding RNA polymerase sigma factor, RpoD/SigA family, whose protein sequence is MPRAPSTTDLVRLYLQDIGRVNLLSQEEELTLARLVQERERLLKLQPPESGDPEATQAAWAERSGLSPTQLRQALHRGKRARERMIQANLRLVVAVAKKYQRRGLELLDLVQEGSLGLERAVERFDPTRGFRFSTYAYWWIRQGITRALASQSRTIRLPVHITEKLNRLKRTQRELAMRLGRLPTLAELAGELDLSEQAVRQILIQVPRPVSLEGRVGRDQDSELGDLLQDEHATPEQVLTREQLHDDLESLLAELNGREAQVIRERFGLDDNTPRTLSEIGEGMDLSRERVRQIESRALLKLRQPQNRCRVRDYLGSLDER, encoded by the coding sequence TTGCCCAGAGCTCCCTCCACCACCGACCTGGTGCGCCTCTACCTCCAGGACATCGGCCGGGTGAACCTGCTGAGCCAGGAGGAGGAACTCACCCTGGCGCGGCTGGTGCAGGAGCGGGAACGGCTGCTGAAACTTCAGCCGCCGGAAAGCGGCGATCCGGAGGCGACGCAGGCGGCATGGGCGGAGCGGTCCGGCCTCAGCCCCACCCAGCTGCGGCAGGCGCTGCACCGGGGCAAGCGAGCGCGGGAGCGGATGATCCAGGCCAATCTGAGGCTGGTGGTGGCCGTCGCCAAGAAATACCAACGCCGCGGCCTGGAACTGCTGGATCTGGTGCAGGAGGGCAGCCTGGGACTGGAGCGGGCGGTGGAGCGCTTCGACCCCACCCGGGGGTTCCGCTTCAGCACCTATGCCTACTGGTGGATCCGCCAGGGCATCACCCGCGCCCTGGCCAGCCAGAGCCGCACCATCCGCCTGCCGGTGCACATCACCGAAAAGCTCAACCGGCTCAAGCGGACCCAGCGGGAGCTGGCCATGCGGCTGGGGCGTCTTCCCACCCTGGCCGAACTGGCAGGCGAACTCGACCTGAGTGAACAGGCCGTGCGCCAGATCCTGATCCAGGTGCCGCGCCCCGTCTCCCTGGAAGGCCGGGTGGGACGCGACCAGGACAGCGAGCTGGGGGACCTGCTGCAGGACGAGCACGCCACGCCGGAGCAGGTGCTCACCCGCGAGCAGCTGCACGACGACCTGGAGAGCCTGCTGGCCGAGCTGAACGGGCGGGAAGCCCAGGTGATCCGCGAGCGCTTTGGCCTCGACGACAACACCCCTCGCACCCTGAGCGAGATCGGCGAAGGCATGGATCTGTCGCGGGAGCGAGTGCGGCAGATCGAATCGCGGGCCCTGCTGAAGCTGCGCCAACCCCAGAACCGCTGCCGCGTGCGCGACTACCTGGGCAGCCTGGATGAGCGCTGA